In Primulina huaijiensis isolate GDHJ02 chromosome 6, ASM1229523v2, whole genome shotgun sequence, a single window of DNA contains:
- the LOC140978535 gene encoding putative E3 ubiquitin-protein ligase XBAT35 yields MGQQQSKDELLYKQVSYGNIEGIKSLRTEGAGLEWIDSEGKTPLVVACMNPELYNVAKTLIELGANVNAYRPGRHAGTPLHHAAKRGLEHTVKLLLSHGANALLINDDCQTPLDVARAKGYSSVVRTIEGHVCLFSGWLRELYGPGILGRFAPQLLSRKVWVVILPCGSRSLRKPLKLELAIYATNQDAQTRTIFPLWKANLDEPNFNLPDPAAIISDLSKSTRIKLAPALESEKQQLQRFCNACKGIPQVMHPSFPFNNPILNAPATAPATSEDEEIAMAINASLQSAMIESQPHIASYTPSQPDASTSSINPMNTSNHQENHYDGASSSHDTTGSKCEVSTVTPALENPPPVSVTSAPHAGPIHYPSIDSTDTSPVDLPPPSGHSISGGTGEMYENGVVSSSCTICLDAPLEGACVPCGHMAGCMSCLIEIKAKKWGCPVCRSKIDQVIRIYAV; encoded by the exons ATGGGGCAACAGCAATCGAAAGATGAGTTGTTGTATAAGCAAGTGAGTTATGGAAATATTGAAGGCATCAAATCTCTTCGAACCGAAGGCGCTGGCCTTGAGT GGATTGATAGTGAAGGGAAGACTCCACTTGTTGTGGCTTGCATGAATCCAGAGCTTTACAATGTAGCAAAAACTTTGATTGAACTGGGTGCAAATGTAAATGCTTATCGCccag GCCGTCATGCAGGAACTCCATTACATCATGCTGCAAAAAGGGGCCTGGAACACACCGTGAAGTTGCTTCTTTCACACGGAG CAAATGCACTTCTAATTAATGACGACTGTCAAACACCACTTGATGTTGCAAGAGCCAAAGGGTATAGCAGTGTCGTACGAACAATCGAG GGGCATGTTTGCTTATTCTCTGGTTGGCTGCGAGAGCTTTATGGACCTGGCATTCTGGGACGTTTTGCACCTCAGTTGCTTTCAAGAAAAGT GTGGGTGGTTATTTTACCTTGTGGTTCCCGTAGTCTTAGAAAGCCTCTCAAGTTGGAGCTTGCCATATATGCTACTAATCAG GATGCCCAAACGAGGACAATTTTTCCACTCTGGAAGGCCAATCTGGACGAACCAAATTTCAACCTGCCAGATCCAGCAGCAATAATATCTGATCTATCAAAAA GTACACGAATTAAACTGGCACCTGCTCTAGAAAGTGAGAAACAACAATTGCAGCGTTTTTGTAACGCATGCAAAGGAATTCCACAG GTAATGCATCCATCATTTCCTTTCAACAATCCCATCCTTAATGCCCCAGCAACCGCCCCAGCAACTTCAGAAGATGAAGAAATTGCTATGGCAATTAATGCCTCCCTTCAGTCTGCTATGATTGAAAGTCAGCCACATATAGCATCTTACACACCATCTCAACCAGATGCTTCAACAAGTTCGATCAATCCCATGAACACCTCCAACCATCAAGAAAACCACTATGATGGGGCATCTTCTAGCCACGATACTACTGGAAGCAAATGTGAGGTTTCTACAGTTACACCGGCCCTCGAAAATCCTCCTCCAGTCTCTGTCACGTCGGCTCCACATGCTGGCCCGATTCACTATCCCTCAATTGATTCAACCGACACAAGCCCTGTCGATTTACCTCCACCATCTGGGCATTCCATTTCTGGTGGTACAGGTGAAATGTATGAAAATGGTGTGGTTTCTTCATCTTGTACAATATGCCTAGACGCTCCACTTGAGGGAGCTTGTGTCCCGTGTGGGCACATGGCTGGGTGCATGTCTTGTTTGATTGAAATTAAGGCCAAGAAATGGGGCTGCCCTGTATGTCGTTCCAAGATCGATCAGGTTATACGTATATATGCTGTTTAG